The genomic region GCATCCCTACACCAAGGCGCGCATCATCCTGATGAACGGCGTGGAGGTAGAGGGGGCCATCTTCTCGCACCAGTTCGCCCGCAACTGCAACGACCCTGAACTGAAAAAGCAGCTGGCCCTCACCCGCAGGGTCGAGCAGCAGCAGCAAAAGACCATCAACTGGCTCTCGCCGGGCGACGAATCGCCGCTTGAGACCACCATCGGCTACGAGCAGGTCGCGGTCGATCTGACCGCCTTCCTCGCCGCCAACGTTCCCGACCCGTACGTGAAGCAGGTCTTCGACTTCGGCCTTCTGGAGGACTTCGACCACCTGTACCGTTACGCCAACCTGCTGGAGATGACCCAAGGGGTGAAGGCCGAGAAACTGGTCGGGAAGCTGACCGAGATCACCCCGGGGCGCCCGACCATCAAGGAGCACCGCCACCCCTTCGATGACGTGAGAAAGCCGATGAACCGGATGGCGGCGGACCCGCTCACCAAGCTCTACACGCTGACGCTCGTGGCGGGCGAGCAGCAGACCATGAACTTCTACATGAACATCGGCAACACGCTGCAGGATCAGGTCGGGCGGGGATTGTACCAGGAGATCGCCATGATCGAGGAACAGCACGTCACCCAGTACGAATCGCTGCTCGACCCGCAGACCCCCTGGATCGAAAACGCGCTCCTGCACGAGTACAACGAGTGCTGGCTCTACTGGTCCTTCCTGCAGGAAGAGACCGACCGGCACGTGAAGCCGATCTGGGAACTGCACCTGGGCATGGAGCTCACCCACCTCCAGAACCTCGGCAAGATCGCCGGCAAGATGGGGGTCGACCTGGATCAGGTCCTGCCACAGAGCTTGCCGGCGCCGCTGCAGTTCAAGTCCCAGGTGAATTACGTCAGGGAGATCCTGGCCACCCAGATCGACTACAACGTCTTCGAGACCGAGATCGGGCCGCCGGACCAGCTCCCGGAAAACAGGCGCTACGTCGAGTGCCAGGACCTGCTCAACGCGCAGGGGGCGCCAAGCGAGGAAGTGATCAATATGAACCAGCGCAAGAACGGGCAGGACTACCGCCTGGAGCTGGCGGGGCAGCACCCGGTGAAGGAACTGCGCCAGAAGAAATAGACTGTCCCATCAGGATCAGGCGGGGTGAAAGCCCGCCCTATACGACCGCTTCCGTAACTACGGAAGCGGTTTTTTCATACCCCTTATTTCCGTATTTACAGCCACTTAAAAATTTCATACCGAGGGCTTAAAAAAATAGTTTGACATTCAATCGATACAGTATTAGCTTAACATCAATCGATAAAACATCGAATGTTTCAGGAGAGGTTACCGTGGCAGAGAAAAAAAATTCATATCGCGCACTGAACACCTACACCAAGCTGATGCGGGCTTCCGAGTCGGTAACCAGCAGGGTGGGTCGGAAGATGTCCGAAGCGGGACTCACCATCAGCCAGTTCGGGGTCCTCGAGGCGCTGTTCCACAAGGGGGCCATGTGCCAGCGCGACGTGGCCGCGAAGATCCTCAAGAGCACCGGGAACATCACGCTCGTCATAGACAACTTGGAAAAGCAGGAGCTGGTCAGGCGGGAGCGCAGCCTGGAAGACCGGCGTTATTACACCGTCGTTCTCACCGACAAGGGACGGGCGCTGATAGAGGTCGTTTTCGCAGGGGTCGAGGCAGCCATCGTGTCGGAGATGAGCATCCTGACCGAACAGGAACAGGAAACGCTGGGAGAGTTGTGCAAGAAACTTGGAATACGGGAGGGACAGGGATAACAGCAAAGCCTTTTTTTTCAGCAAATAATTCGACATCAAAACACATAACCTAAAACCATTAAACAAAAACCTAAAAAGGAGTACACCATGAAAAAGATATTTGCATCCATCGCAGCCATAGCAGCACTGGCACTTCCCGTCATCGCCTCCGCCTCCACCTGGAACATCGACCCGGACCATTCCAACATCGGCTTTAAAGTGCGCCACCTGATGGTCTCCAACGTCAAGGGGAGTTTCGAAAAACACCGCGGCGTCCTGGAACTCAACGACAAGGACATCACCAAGTCCAAGGTTTCCGTCACCATCGACACAGCATCGGTCAACACCAATGTCGCCAAGCGCGACGAGCACCTGAGGAGCGCCGACTTCTTCGACGCCGCCAAGTACCCGACGATGACCTTCACCTCCAAGAAGGTGGCCAAGGCCGGCAAAGGCAAGCTCAAGGTGACCGGCGACCTGACCCTGCACGGCGTGACCAGGGAAGTGGTGCTGAACGTTGAAGGACCGGCCAAGGAGAGCAAAGACCCCTGGGGCAACCTGAGAAGCGGCGTTGTCGGCAGCACCAAGATCAACCGTAAGGATTTCGGCCTCGTGTACAACGCGGCCCTTGAGACCGGCGGCGTCGCAGTAGGCGAGGACGTCGACATCACCCTTGAAATAGAGATGATAAAGGCGAAATAACTAAGACAGCCTCTTTTCAAAACATAAACTCCCCGCCGGCAGCCCCGGCGGGGAGTTTTGTTTTTTGTGGTCGTTTTTGGTAATTAGGACGAGGTCCTGCGCACCGGATTTATCACCAGTGACCGATCAAACGCACCTGGCGCCCGGAAGCGGAAATCCAGAACTGGCCGTTCACAAGCTCTCCCAAAACGGAACCGGTGCCGGCTCCCAGGGCGCCCGCAAGAAGATCTGGCCAGCTGAAGTGGTAGCCTGAGAACTCGTCCACGCACTCGATGATGAATCCCGGCACCAGGGCTGCGCCCGTGGAGGCAGCAACCCTCTCCCCCGGTCCCATCTGGGTCGCGGTGTGATAGACAACGCTGTCTGCGACCCCCCCCAAGGCGGCACTCCCCGCAAAATGCGACACCTTGTCGGACTCGACCGCGAAGGAAGGGTTGGCAACAAGTAAAAGCACGAGCAAGATTACTGATCTCATCGTGACCTCCCCTGAATGGTTGTGTGTAGACTCGCCACTCAGGGCTAATAATACCGGATTTTTCCCGAATGGCAGTGATCGCTGCCCCTTCACCCATCCCGTTCTGCGGTAGGAAGAACCTTACTTGCAAACGGTGCAGCACCAAAGAGACGACCATCTGCGGGTAACGCAGGAAGGTGGCAAGAAAGGATGCAAAGGCTGGGCGCAAAAAACAAAAGGGCTACCCGTTAGCGGATAACCCTTTGAAATCGTAAGTGGTGCGAGAGAGGGGACTTGAACCCCTATACCTTGCGGTGCCAGATCCTAAGTCTGGTGCGTCTGCCAATTCCGCCACTCTCGCGAACTTTGAGTGCTGAAACAACAAACCCCGCTTTTAGACGGGGTCATTAATTATTGGGGTGGGTAGTGGGATTCGAACCCACGTATGAACGAGTCACAGTCGTTTGTGTTAACCGCTTCACCATACCCACCATATTAAATTTTGGCACGCCTGAGAGGGTTCGAACCTCTGACCTACGGCTTAGAAGGCCGTTGCTCTATCCAGCTGAGCTACAGGCGCAGAGAAAAGCTGACTTGAGTGGTCGGGGTGAGAGGATTCGAACCTCCGGCCCCCTGCTCCCAAGGCAGGTGCGCTAGCCAGGCTGCGCTACACCCCGATTCAAGAAGCACGTTTATAGCACAGCATTTCCGGCTGTGCAAGCAGATTTTTCCCGTAAACGGCAAAACTATTTGGCTCGCACAATAGAAAAACTATGAGTCGTCAGATGTATGAAAGGGATCACGATGAAGAACAAAGCTCATGTCTTATCCCCTGCATCCCCTTCATCCCTGTTGGACGGGTTTTTCTTTGCGTCTTAGCCTCTTAGCGTAAGAAACTCTCCCTCTTTTGCAGCGCCTCTTTCAGCATCTGCATGGCGCGGCCACGGTGGCTGATGGCGTTCTTGATCTCCATCGGGAGTTCCGAGAAGGTCTGCCCGTACTCGGGAACGAGAAAGAGCGGATCGTAGCCGAATCCCCCCTCTCCGCGCGGCGCCTCCAATATCTCCCCCTTCAGCATGCCGTCGAAGGTCTGGCAGCTTCCGTCCGGCAGGCAAAGGGCGATGACGCAGTGGAAGGCGCCGGTTCGCTCTGCTTGCGGCACGCCTGCCATCTCCTGCAAGAGGAGCGCGTTGTTGGCGGCATCTCCCGCCCCTTCCCCGGCAAAGCGCGCGGAGTAGACGCCGGGGCGCCCCCCAAGGTAGTCGACGCAGAGCCCGGAGTCGTCGGCCAGAACCGGCTTACCGGTGAAAAGCGCCGCCGAGCGCGCCTTTTTCAGCGCGTTCGACTCGAAGGTATCGCCGTCCTCCTCCACCTCGGGAAGCCCCGGGAAACCGGCGGGCGAGAGGATGGTCTCCACCACCCCCTCCAGAAGCTTCTCGAATTCCCGCAGCTTCCCCTTGTTCCCCGATGCTACCAGGAGCTCCTTCATGCCTGCAGAGCCTCCTGCTGGATCTCGAAGAGGCGGGAGAGGCCGAGCATCGCGTGGCTGCGCATGGCGTCCATCTGGTCGAGGGTGAAAGGCTCCGCCTCGGCGGTCCCCTGCACCTCTACAAAGCGCATCGACGAGGTCATCACGAAGTTCATGTCCACCTCGGCGCTGGAGTCCTCGGGGTAGTCCAGGTCGAGGAAGGGAACGCCGTCGACGATCCCGACGCTCACGGCGGCGACCGCCTCCCTGAGCGGGTTCTTCGGGAGCTCGCCGCCATCGACCAGGCTCTGCAGAGCGTCCGCCAGGGCCACGTAGGAGCCGGTGATGGAGGCGGTGCGGGTGCCGCCGTCGGCCTGGATCACGTCGCAGTCGATGACGATGGAGCGCTCGCCCAAAAGCTCCAGATCGACCACCGCGCGCAGCGACCTCCCGATCAGCCTCTGGATCTCGTGGGTGCGGCCGGAGAGTTTCCCCTTGGCCGATTCCCGCTGGTTCCTGGTGTGGGTGGCGCGCGGCAGCATGCAGTACTCGGCCGTGACCCAACCGCTCCCCTTCCCTTTCAGAAAGGAAGGGACCTTCGCCTCGACCGTTGCGTTGCAGATGACTTTGGTGTCCCCGAACTCAACGAGGACAGAACCCTCGGCGTGCTTCAGGTAGTTGCGGGTGATCTTGACTTCTCTCAAGGCGTCGGCCGCGCGGCCTTCTCTGCGTATCATGTATCTCCATCCTCTCTGGGTAAAAAAACGTGGTGATCTTTTACTGTTTTTACTTGGAACCTGCTTCAGGCGGTGCTGCCAACCGCGGGGCGGAGAGGACTTTCCCCGCGCCCCCGTTGTCGTAGATCTTGGGTCCGGCCGCCCCCCACCAGTTGCCCGGGGCCCGGAACTCCTCTTTGCCGGCGTTGTAGAGGTCGTAGCCGTTGTCGTAGATGGCGTTGTCCCAGGCAACGGAGGAGCCGTCGAACACCAAAAGCCCGCTGTTGCCGTTGCCGGTCACATGGTTCGCCGTGACCCTAATCCTGGAGGAGGTGAGCGAAATGCCGTAGTCGCTGTTGCGCGCCACCTGCACGCCAGTCACCGCCCCTTCGCTCTCGTACAGGGTGATCCCCCTGCCGTTGTCCGACACAGCCCCCCCCTGCAGTTTGACGCGGCAGTCGTCGCACGAGAAGGCGGAGCCGTTCATGGAAAGGCTTCCCTCCTGCAAATACACGGAACTGCGCTGGGCGTCGACCCCCTTGCGGTTCCCGATCACGTGCAGGTCGCGCAGCGTCGACTCGCTCTCGGAGAAACTAAGGCCGGTATCGCAGTCGCTGCTGCCGCCCCCCTCCATCACGACGAGTGCATCCTGGAACCTCATACCGGTCTTGCTCCGCTCGGCCCGCACGTTCTTCAACGTCAGCTTGGAGAAGATGACTTCCAACCCGGTCTGTGCGCCGTCGATGCGGCAGTTCTCAAAGACGTTCCTCTTCTCGCTTCCCAGGAGCATCACCCCCTGCCAGTCCCCTGCAGCGGGAACAGCGAAGCCGGAGGTGAAGACGATGGGGGATTCCTTGGTCCCTTCAGCGGCGATCCTCCCCTGTACCACCAGCACTGCACCGGAGGGGTCTTTCCCCCCGAAGCGAACGACGGTCCCCGGCTCGATGGTCAGGGTCGCCTGAGGCGCCACGGTCACGGCCCCTTCCACCAGCACCGCCCCCTTCCAGACGGTGTCCTCGGTGAGCAGGCGGTCCCCGTAGCGAAGCGATGGGGTGAACTGCGCCTCGGGCCTTGGCTGTGTCGCCTCGACGGCTCCCGGCGCAGCGGTTGCAGGGGGCGTCCCGGCGGAAGCGGGCGCGCCAAAGCAAAGGGCCCCCACCAGCAGGAAGCCCGGCATAAAATGTATCCGGTATAGGTTCATGGCGCGGGGATCTGTAGGCTTTCCTGGTGATATACCTTGTTCTTGCCGCAGCGCTTGGCAAGGTAAAGGAGCGAATCGACGATATTGAACAGCTCGTCCATCTTGTCCGCGTTTTCGGGGTAGCTCGCCACGCCGATGCTGACGGTGACGCCGCGTCCAGCCCCGTCGACCGGCCGCTTCGCTGTGCCCACCTGCACGCTCTCGCGCAGGCGCTCGGCCGCGAGGATTGCCTTGTCCAGCTTGGTTTCCGGCAGCAGCACGATGAACTCCTCCCCTCCGTAGCGGAAGGCGACGTCCACCCCGCGTATGGTCTGCAGGATGATCTCCCCCATGAGGGCCAGCAGCCTGTCGCCGGTGGCGTGGCCGAAGCTGTCGTTGTACGACTTGAAGTCGTCCACGTCCATCATGATGATGGAAAACGGCTTGTGGTAGCGCTTGGCGCGCCCCATCTCCTGCCTGAAGTACTGCTTGAAATAGCGGTGGTTGTGCAGCCCGGTAAGCGAGTCCGTGATCGCCAGGATCTTGGTCCGCTTGTGCAGCGTGGCGTTGTGTATCGCCATGGCTGCGAACGAGGCGAGGATCGAGAGGAGGTTCATCTTTTCCCGGTCGAACTCTCTCGGCTTGAAGTCGTCCAGGTAGAGTATCCCCACTATGCGGGACTGGAATATGAGCGGCACGCAGACCAGGGAGCGGATCCCCTCGTTCAGCGCGATCGGGTTCTTGAAAAACGGGGTCTTCTCGGTGTCCTCGATCAAGAAGATCTCACCGGCAGCCAGCACCTGTTCTGTAAGTCCCCCCGGGGCCACCTCCCAGCGCTCCTTCTTGACGAAATCCGCCGTGAGCCCCGAGTGGGCATGCAGGCTCAGCTCCCGTTTGGCATCGTAGTAAAGGGCGATGCTCCCGGCGGGGGTCTCCGCAAGTCCCATGGCGCTGTTGAGGATGGCCTGCAGCACCGTGTCCAGATCGAGCGTCGAGACGACCGCCTTGGCGACCTCTATCAGGTCCTTGAGCGCCTTAACCTGTGATTCGAGCGATTCTTTTTGGGTACCGCAACCACACTCTGGCATGTGAGCTCCGTGGAGAAGTTTAGAACCGGATATAAATACCACAGCGCCGGCCATGTTGTAAATGGCGTAGGCAGTTGTCCTCTGCCGGGCGGGACTTTTTCCCGGCCGCCGCGTTTTAATCTTTTAAATCTTGACTTCGTCATACATCTTGTGGTTTATTTCTGCCCGGCCACTAAATGTGGTGTCGGCGCAACCAGCATGGTGACATGATATTTATCCAAGGAGAACGAAACGTTATGAAGAAAACAGTCGAGAAGGGAGTAATACCGGGCCTGACCAAGAATGCATTGACCGTACTAGAGAAGCGCTACCTGAAGAGAGATCAGACCGGCAAGACCCTTGAGACTGCCTCAGACATGTTCCGCCGCGTGGCGACCGCCATCGCGCAGGCCGACGCCGTTTTCGACAAGAAGGCCGACATCGGCGCCCTCTCCGACAAGTTCTACACCATGATGACCAACTTCGAGTTCCTGCCCAACTCCCCGACCCTGATGAACGCCGGTCGCGAACTGGGCCAGCTCTCCGCCTGCTTCGTGCTCCCGGTGGGCGACAGCATGGAGGAAATCTTCGAATCGGTCAAGTACACCGCGCTGATCCACAAGTCCGGCGGCGGCACCGGCTTCTCCTTTTCCCGCCTGCGCCCTGCCAACGACGTGGTCATGTCGACCACCGGCATCTCCAGCGGCCCCCTCTCCTTCATGAGGGTTTTCGACGTCGCCACCGAGACCATCAAGCAGGGGGGCACCCGCCGCGGCGCCAACATGGCGATACTGCGCGTCGACCATCCGGACATCATGGACTTCATCATGTGCAAGGCGGACCAGCGCCAGCTGAACAACTTCAACATCTCGGTCGGCATCACCGAGGCGTTCATGAAGGCCGTCGACGCGGACGAGGAGTACACCCTCTACAACCCGCGCGACAAGCAGCCGGCCGGTAAGCATAACGCCCGCAAGGTGTTCAACCGCATCGTAAAGCAGGCCTGGG from Citrifermentans bremense harbors:
- a CDS encoding MarR family winged helix-turn-helix transcriptional regulator encodes the protein MAEKKNSYRALNTYTKLMRASESVTSRVGRKMSEAGLTISQFGVLEALFHKGAMCQRDVAAKILKSTGNITLVIDNLEKQELVRRERSLEDRRYYTVVLTDKGRALIEVVFAGVEAAIVSEMSILTEQEQETLGELCKKLGIREGQG
- a CDS encoding XTP/dITP diphosphatase, yielding MKELLVASGNKGKLREFEKLLEGVVETILSPAGFPGLPEVEEDGDTFESNALKKARSAALFTGKPVLADDSGLCVDYLGGRPGVYSARFAGEGAGDAANNALLLQEMAGVPQAERTGAFHCVIALCLPDGSCQTFDGMLKGEILEAPRGEGGFGYDPLFLVPEYGQTFSELPMEIKNAISHRGRAMQMLKEALQKRESFLR
- the rph gene encoding ribonuclease PH, with product MRREGRAADALREVKITRNYLKHAEGSVLVEFGDTKVICNATVEAKVPSFLKGKGSGWVTAEYCMLPRATHTRNQRESAKGKLSGRTHEIQRLIGRSLRAVVDLELLGERSIVIDCDVIQADGGTRTASITGSYVALADALQSLVDGGELPKNPLREAVAAVSVGIVDGVPFLDLDYPEDSSAEVDMNFVMTSSMRFVEVQGTAEAEPFTLDQMDAMRSHAMLGLSRLFEIQQEALQA
- a CDS encoding YceI family protein, with amino-acid sequence MKKIFASIAAIAALALPVIASASTWNIDPDHSNIGFKVRHLMVSNVKGSFEKHRGVLELNDKDITKSKVSVTIDTASVNTNVAKRDEHLRSADFFDAAKYPTMTFTSKKVAKAGKGKLKVTGDLTLHGVTREVVLNVEGPAKESKDPWGNLRSGVVGSTKINRKDFGLVYNAALETGGVAVGEDVDITLEIEMIKAK
- a CDS encoding sensor domain-containing diguanylate cyclase — its product is MPECGCGTQKESLESQVKALKDLIEVAKAVVSTLDLDTVLQAILNSAMGLAETPAGSIALYYDAKRELSLHAHSGLTADFVKKERWEVAPGGLTEQVLAAGEIFLIEDTEKTPFFKNPIALNEGIRSLVCVPLIFQSRIVGILYLDDFKPREFDREKMNLLSILASFAAMAIHNATLHKRTKILAITDSLTGLHNHRYFKQYFRQEMGRAKRYHKPFSIIMMDVDDFKSYNDSFGHATGDRLLALMGEIILQTIRGVDVAFRYGGEEFIVLLPETKLDKAILAAERLRESVQVGTAKRPVDGAGRGVTVSIGVASYPENADKMDELFNIVDSLLYLAKRCGKNKVYHQESLQIPAP
- a CDS encoding right-handed parallel beta-helix repeat-containing protein, with amino-acid sequence MPGFLLVGALCFGAPASAGTPPATAAPGAVEATQPRPEAQFTPSLRYGDRLLTEDTVWKGAVLVEGAVTVAPQATLTIEPGTVVRFGGKDPSGAVLVVQGRIAAEGTKESPIVFTSGFAVPAAGDWQGVMLLGSEKRNVFENCRIDGAQTGLEVIFSKLTLKNVRAERSKTGMRFQDALVVMEGGGSSDCDTGLSFSESESTLRDLHVIGNRKGVDAQRSSVYLQEGSLSMNGSAFSCDDCRVKLQGGAVSDNGRGITLYESEGAVTGVQVARNSDYGISLTSSRIRVTANHVTGNGNSGLLVFDGSSVAWDNAIYDNGYDLYNAGKEEFRAPGNWWGAAGPKIYDNGGAGKVLSAPRLAAPPEAGSK